The following proteins come from a genomic window of Citrobacter europaeus:
- the nagB gene encoding glucosamine-6-phosphate deaminase produces the protein MRLIPLNTAEQVGKWAARHIVNRINAFKPTADRPFVLGLPTGGTPLTAYKALVEMHKAGQVSFKHVVTFNMDEYVGLPKEHPESYHSFMHRNFFDHVDIPAENINLLNGNAPDIDAECRQYEEKIRSYGKIHLFMGGVGNDGHIAFNEPASSLASRTRIKTLTHDTRVANSRFFDGDVSQVPKYALTVGVGTLLDAEEVMILVLGHQKAQALQAAVEGNVNHMWTISCLQLHPKAVVVCDEPSTMELKVKTLKYFNELEAENIKGL, from the coding sequence ATGAGACTGATCCCCCTGAATACCGCTGAACAAGTCGGCAAATGGGCTGCTCGCCATATCGTTAACCGTATTAACGCGTTCAAACCAACGGCAGATCGTCCGTTCGTTCTGGGCCTGCCGACTGGCGGTACTCCGCTGACAGCTTATAAAGCATTGGTTGAAATGCACAAAGCGGGCCAGGTGAGCTTCAAACATGTTGTAACTTTCAATATGGATGAATATGTTGGCCTGCCGAAAGAACATCCGGAAAGCTACCATAGCTTCATGCATCGCAACTTCTTTGATCACGTTGATATTCCAGCAGAAAACATCAACCTCCTCAATGGTAACGCGCCCGATATTGATGCAGAATGCCGCCAGTATGAAGAAAAAATCCGTTCTTACGGTAAAATCCACCTGTTTATGGGCGGTGTAGGCAACGATGGTCACATCGCGTTCAACGAACCGGCCTCCTCTTTGGCTTCCCGTACCCGCATCAAAACGCTGACTCACGACACGCGTGTTGCTAACTCACGCTTCTTTGACGGCGACGTAAGCCAGGTGCCTAAATACGCCCTGACCGTTGGCGTGGGCACCCTGCTGGATGCCGAAGAAGTGATGATCCTGGTACTGGGTCACCAGAAGGCGCAGGCGCTGCAAGCTGCCGTTGAAGGCAACGTAAACCACATGTGGACCATCAGCTGTCTGCAGCTGCATCCGAAAGCCGTTGTGGTGTGCGATGAGCCTTCCACCATGGAACTGAAAGTGAAAACGCTGAAATACTTTAACGAGTTAGAAGCGGAAAATATTAAAGGTCTGTAA
- the nagE gene encoding PTS N-acetyl glucosamine transporter subunit IIABC has protein sequence MNILGFFQRLGRALQLPIAVLPVAALLLRFGQPDLLNVPFIAQAGGAIFDNLALIFAIGVASSWSKDSAGAAALAGAVGYFILTKAMVTINPAINMGVLAGIITGLVGGAVYNRWSGIKLPDFLSFFGGKRFVPIATGFFCLVLAAIFGYVWPPVQNAIHAGGEWIVGAGALGSGIFGFINRLLIPTGLHQVLNTIAWFQIGEFTNAAGTVFHGDINRFYAGDGTAGMFMSGFFPIMMFGLPGAALAMYFAAPKARRPMVGGMLLSVAITAFLTGVTEPLEFLFMFLAPLLYLLHALLTGISLFVATLLGIHAGFSFSAGAIDYVLMYNLPAASKNVWMLVAMGLVFFVIYFVLFSAVIRMFNLKTPGREDKEDDIVTEEANSNTEEGLAQLATSYIAAVGGTDNLKAIDACITRLRLTVADSGRVNDAMCKRLGASGVVKLNKQTIQVIVGAKAESIGDEMKKVVARGPVAAASGETAPAAATPVAKPQAVANAATVEALVSPITGDVVALEQVPDEAFASKAVGDGVAVKPTDKIVVAPAAGTIVKIFNTNHAFCLETVKGAEIVVHMGIDTVALEGKGFKRLVEEGAEVTAGQPILEMDLEYLNANARSMISPVVCSNSDDFGALVIKAEGHVVAGQTPLYEIKGK, from the coding sequence ATGAATATTTTAGGTTTTTTCCAGCGGCTGGGTAGGGCGTTACAGCTCCCCATCGCTGTGCTGCCAGTCGCGGCACTGCTGCTGCGATTCGGCCAACCAGATTTACTTAACGTACCCTTCATCGCGCAAGCGGGTGGGGCTATCTTTGATAACCTCGCGTTAATTTTCGCTATCGGTGTGGCTTCCAGCTGGTCAAAAGACAGCGCGGGCGCGGCAGCGTTGGCGGGTGCAGTCGGTTATTTCATATTGACCAAAGCAATGGTGACCATTAACCCGGCCATCAATATGGGAGTGCTGGCGGGTATCATCACCGGTCTGGTCGGCGGTGCGGTGTATAACCGTTGGTCTGGTATCAAACTGCCTGACTTCCTGAGCTTCTTTGGCGGCAAACGCTTTGTGCCGATCGCCACTGGCTTCTTCTGTCTGGTGCTGGCCGCTATCTTCGGCTACGTGTGGCCACCGGTGCAGAACGCCATCCATGCGGGTGGTGAGTGGATCGTGGGCGCAGGCGCACTGGGTTCCGGTATCTTTGGTTTCATCAACCGTCTGTTGATCCCAACCGGTCTGCATCAGGTTCTGAATACCATCGCCTGGTTCCAGATTGGCGAATTTACTAACGCCGCTGGTACCGTATTCCACGGTGACATCAACCGCTTCTACGCGGGTGACGGCACTGCGGGTATGTTCATGTCTGGTTTCTTCCCGATCATGATGTTTGGTCTGCCGGGTGCGGCGCTGGCGATGTACTTCGCGGCTCCGAAAGCACGTCGTCCGATGGTTGGCGGTATGCTGCTGTCCGTTGCGATCACTGCATTCCTGACCGGTGTTACCGAGCCGCTGGAATTCCTGTTCATGTTCCTGGCTCCACTGCTGTACCTCCTGCACGCACTGTTAACAGGTATCAGCCTGTTCGTTGCAACACTGCTGGGTATCCACGCAGGCTTCTCCTTCTCCGCAGGTGCTATCGACTACGTGTTGATGTACAACCTGCCGGCAGCAAGTAAGAACGTCTGGATGCTGGTTGCGATGGGTCTGGTGTTCTTCGTTATCTACTTTGTGTTGTTCAGCGCGGTTATCCGTATGTTTAACCTGAAAACGCCGGGCCGCGAAGATAAAGAAGACGACATCGTTACTGAAGAAGCCAACAGCAACACTGAAGAAGGTTTGGCTCAACTGGCAACCAGCTACATTGCAGCGGTTGGCGGTACCGATAACCTGAAAGCGATTGATGCCTGTATCACTCGTCTGCGTCTGACCGTTGCCGACTCCGGTCGCGTAAACGATGCGATGTGTAAACGTTTAGGTGCTTCTGGAGTGGTTAAGCTGAACAAGCAAACTATCCAGGTCATTGTGGGTGCGAAAGCTGAATCCATCGGCGACGAAATGAAAAAAGTTGTCGCGCGTGGTCCGGTGGCGGCAGCGTCTGGCGAAACTGCGCCAGCAGCAGCGACTCCGGTTGCAAAACCGCAGGCTGTAGCAAACGCAGCAACCGTTGAAGCGCTGGTTTCTCCGATTACCGGTGACGTCGTTGCGCTGGAGCAGGTTCCTGATGAAGCCTTCGCCAGCAAAGCGGTAGGCGACGGCGTGGCGGTGAAACCAACGGATAAAATCGTGGTTGCTCCGGCTGCGGGCACCATCGTGAAAATCTTCAACACTAACCATGCGTTCTGTCTGGAAACCGTGAAAGGCGCGGAAATCGTGGTCCATATGGGTATCGATACCGTCGCGCTGGAAGGTAAAGGCTTTAAGCGTCTGGTTGAAGAAGGCGCGGAAGTGACTGCAGGCCAACCGATTCTGGAAATGGACCTGGAGTACCTGAACGCCAACGCACGTTCCATGATTAGCCCGGTTGTGTGCAGCAACAGCGATGATTTCGGCGCTCTGGTCATTAAAGCCGAAGGTCATGTGGTTGCCGGTCAAACACCACTGTATGAGATTAAAGGTAAATAA
- the glnS gene encoding glutamine--tRNA ligase — MSEAEARPSNFIRQIIDEDLASGKHTTIHTRFPPEPNGYLHIGHAKSICLNFGIAQDYQGQCNLRFDDTNPVKEDIEYVESIKNDVEWLGFHWTGDIRYSSDYFDQLHAYAVELINKGLAYVDELSADEIREYRGTLTQPGKNSPYRDRSVEENLALFEKMRTGGFEEGKACLRAKIDMASPFIVMRDPVLYRIKFAEHHQTGNKWCIYPMYDFTHCISDALEGITHSLCTLEFQDNRRLYDWVLDNITIPVHPRQYEFSRLNLEYTVMSKRKLNLLVTDKHVEGWDDPRMPTISGLRRRGYTAAAIREFCKRIGVTKQDNTIEIASLESCIREDLNENAPRAMAVIDPVKLVIENYPQGESELVTMPNHPNKPEMGSREVPFSGEIWIDRADFREEANKQYKRLVMGKEVRLRNAYVIKAERVEKDAEGNITTIFCTYDADTLSKDPADGRKVKGVIHWVSASHALPIEIRLYDRLFSVPNPGAAEDFLSVINPESLVIKHGYGEPSLQAAVAGKAFQFEREGYFCLDSRYATADKLVFNRTVGLRDTWAKVGE; from the coding sequence ATGAGTGAGGCTGAAGCCCGCCCGAGTAACTTTATTCGTCAGATCATCGATGAAGATCTGGCCAGTGGTAAGCACACCACTATCCATACACGTTTTCCGCCGGAGCCAAATGGCTATCTGCACATTGGCCACGCGAAATCCATTTGTCTGAACTTTGGCATTGCGCAAGATTACCAGGGCCAGTGCAACCTGCGTTTTGATGATACGAACCCGGTTAAAGAAGATATCGAGTACGTTGAGTCGATTAAAAACGACGTTGAATGGTTAGGTTTCCACTGGACTGGCGATATTCGCTACTCTTCGGATTACTTCGATCAGCTTCACGCCTATGCGGTAGAGCTTATTAATAAAGGTCTGGCATACGTTGACGAACTGTCAGCGGACGAAATCCGCGAATACCGTGGCACGTTGACTCAGCCTGGCAAAAACAGCCCGTACCGCGATCGTAGCGTCGAAGAGAACCTGGCGCTGTTCGAAAAAATGCGTACCGGGGGTTTTGAAGAAGGTAAAGCCTGCCTGCGCGCGAAAATCGATATGGCTTCGCCGTTTATCGTAATGCGCGATCCGGTGCTGTATCGTATTAAATTCGCCGAACACCACCAGACCGGCAACAAGTGGTGCATCTACCCGATGTACGACTTTACCCACTGCATCAGCGATGCGCTGGAAGGCATTACGCATTCACTGTGTACGCTGGAGTTCCAGGATAACCGTCGTCTGTACGACTGGGTGCTGGACAACATCACTATTCCGGTTCATCCGCGCCAGTACGAATTCTCGCGCCTGAATCTGGAATACACCGTGATGTCCAAGCGCAAGCTGAATCTGCTGGTGACTGACAAGCACGTTGAAGGCTGGGACGATCCGCGTATGCCAACGATCTCTGGTCTGCGTCGTCGTGGTTACACCGCCGCCGCTATCCGTGAGTTTTGCAAACGTATTGGCGTGACCAAGCAGGACAACACCATTGAGATCGCTTCTCTGGAATCCTGTATTCGCGAAGATCTGAATGAAAACGCCCCGCGCGCGATGGCGGTTATCGATCCGGTGAAACTGGTTATCGAAAACTACCCGCAGGGCGAGAGCGAACTGGTCACCATGCCTAACCATCCGAATAAACCGGAAATGGGCAGCCGTGAAGTGCCGTTCAGCGGTGAAATTTGGATCGATCGCGCGGACTTCCGTGAAGAAGCCAACAAGCAGTACAAGCGTCTGGTGATGGGCAAAGAAGTACGTCTGCGTAACGCTTACGTGATCAAGGCCGAGCGTGTAGAGAAAGATGCGGAAGGGAATATCACCACCATTTTCTGCACTTACGATGCGGACACTCTGAGCAAAGATCCAGCCGATGGTCGTAAAGTAAAAGGCGTTATTCATTGGGTAAGCGCGTCCCATGCGCTGCCGATTGAAATCCGTCTGTACGACCGCCTGTTTAGCGTACCAAATCCAGGTGCGGCGGAAGATTTCCTGTCCGTCATCAACCCGGAGTCGCTGGTCATTAAACACGGCTACGGCGAGCCGTCGCTGCAGGCCGCGGTTGCAGGCAAGGCGTTCCAGTTTGAACGTGAAGGCTACTTCTGCCTCGACAGCCGCTATGCAACGGCTGACAAGCTGGTGTTTAACCGCACCGTTGGTCTGCGTGATACGTGGGCTAAAGTGGGCGAATAA
- the chiP gene encoding chitoporin produces MRTFSGKRSTLALAIAGITAMSGFVVAPQVHAEGFIDDSTLTGGIYYWQRERDRKDVTDHDKYKTNLSHSTWNANLDFQSGYAADMFGIDIAAFTAIEMNESSESGHPNEIAFSSKNKGYDEDYSGDKSGISLYKAAAKFKYGPTWARAGYIQPTGQTLLAPHWSFMPGTYQGAEAGANFDYGDAGALSFSYMWANEYKAPWHTEVDKFYQADKKTSVDYLHSIGAKYDFKNNLLLEAAFGQSEGYVDQYFAKASYKFDLGGNPFTTSYQFYGARDKVDDRTVNDIYDGTAWLQALTFGYKVAEVVDLRLEGTWVKADGQQGYFLQRMTPTYASSNGRLDVWWDNRSDFNANGEKAVFFGAMYDMKNWNLPGWAVGASYVYAWDAKPSTWQLNPDAYYDKNRTIEESSYSLDAVYTLQDGRAKGTMFKLHFTQYDNHSDIPSWGGGYGNIFQDERDVKFIVIAPFTIF; encoded by the coding sequence ATGCGTACGTTTAGTGGCAAACGTAGTACGCTGGCGCTGGCTATCGCCGGTATCACAGCAATGTCGGGTTTTGTTGTTGCTCCCCAGGTACACGCCGAAGGTTTCATTGATGATTCCACTTTAACCGGCGGCATCTATTACTGGCAGCGTGAGCGTGACCGTAAAGATGTGACCGATCATGACAAATACAAAACCAACCTTTCTCACTCCACCTGGAACGCTAACCTCGACTTCCAGTCCGGTTATGCGGCCGATATGTTTGGTATTGATATCGCAGCATTCACCGCTATTGAAATGAACGAAAGTAGCGAAAGCGGCCATCCAAACGAAATCGCATTCTCTTCAAAAAATAAAGGCTATGACGAAGATTACTCCGGCGATAAAAGCGGAATTAGTCTTTATAAAGCAGCAGCCAAATTTAAATACGGCCCAACCTGGGCGCGTGCCGGTTACATTCAACCAACCGGACAGACTCTGTTGGCTCCGCACTGGAGCTTTATGCCAGGGACCTATCAGGGTGCTGAAGCCGGCGCCAACTTCGACTATGGTGATGCGGGTGCACTGAGCTTCTCCTATATGTGGGCCAACGAATATAAAGCACCGTGGCACACCGAAGTCGATAAATTCTATCAGGCTGATAAAAAGACCAGCGTAGATTACCTGCACTCAATCGGCGCGAAATATGACTTCAAAAATAACCTGTTGCTGGAAGCGGCATTTGGTCAGTCTGAAGGCTACGTCGATCAGTACTTCGCAAAAGCCAGCTACAAATTCGATTTAGGCGGTAACCCGTTTACCACCAGCTACCAGTTCTACGGCGCGCGTGACAAAGTTGATGACCGCACCGTGAACGATATTTATGACGGTACGGCCTGGCTGCAGGCGTTGACCTTCGGCTACAAAGTGGCGGAAGTGGTTGACCTGCGTCTGGAAGGGACCTGGGTTAAAGCGGACGGGCAGCAGGGTTACTTCCTGCAACGTATGACGCCGACCTACGCCTCATCCAACGGTCGCCTTGATGTCTGGTGGGATAACCGTTCCGACTTCAACGCCAACGGAGAAAAGGCAGTCTTCTTCGGCGCAATGTATGACATGAAGAACTGGAACCTGCCGGGCTGGGCAGTGGGCGCGTCCTACGTTTACGCATGGGATGCCAAACCTTCTACCTGGCAGCTCAACCCGGATGCGTACTACGACAAAAACCGGACTATCGAAGAGTCTTCTTACAGCCTGGATGCGGTTTATACCCTGCAGGACGGTCGTGCGAAGGGCACCATGTTTAAACTGCACTTCACCCAGTACGACAACCATTCAGATATTCCGAGCTGGGGCGGTGGTTACGGCAACATCTTCCAGGATGAGCGTGACGTGAAATTCATCGTTATTGCTCCGTTCACCATCTTCTAA
- a CDS encoding MFS transporter, whose product MTQQPSRAGTFGAILRVTSGNFLEQFDFFLFGFYATYIARTFFPAESEFAGLMLTFAVFGSGFLMRPVGAIVLGAYIDRIGRRKGLMVTLAIMGCGTLLIALVPGYQSIGLLAPVLVLVGRLLQGFSAGVELGGVSVYLSEIATPGNKGFYTSWQSASQQVAIVVAALIGYGLNATLGHDEISEWGWRIPFFIGCMIIPLIFVLRRSLQETDAFLQRTHRPDTREIFTTIIKNWRLIAAGTLLVAMTTTTFYFITVYTPTYGRAVLHLSARDSLVVTMLVGISNFIWLPIGGAISDRIGRRPVLMGITVLALITTWPVMHWLTAAPDFTRMTLVLLWFSFFFGMYNGAMVAALTEVMPVYVRTVGFSLAFSLATAIFGGLTPVISTALVQLTGDKSSPGWWLMCAALCGLAATAMLFVRLSRGYQPVEHKL is encoded by the coding sequence ATGACACAACAACCATCGCGCGCCGGAACTTTCGGCGCAATACTGCGGGTAACCAGCGGTAATTTTCTCGAACAGTTCGACTTTTTTCTGTTCGGTTTTTACGCCACCTATATCGCCAGGACTTTCTTTCCTGCGGAGAGTGAATTTGCCGGGCTCATGTTGACCTTCGCGGTATTCGGCTCGGGTTTCTTAATGCGACCGGTTGGGGCAATCGTGCTGGGCGCTTACATCGACAGAATTGGTCGCCGTAAGGGACTGATGGTGACGCTGGCGATTATGGGCTGCGGTACCCTGCTGATTGCCCTGGTTCCCGGTTATCAAAGTATTGGCCTGCTGGCTCCTGTGCTGGTATTAGTCGGTCGATTATTACAGGGCTTCTCTGCGGGCGTGGAGCTGGGCGGCGTCTCGGTTTATCTGTCTGAAATCGCCACGCCTGGCAATAAAGGCTTTTACACAAGCTGGCAGTCCGCCAGCCAACAGGTCGCGATTGTGGTAGCTGCATTGATTGGTTACGGCCTGAACGCCACGCTGGGGCACGATGAGATCTCTGAATGGGGTTGGCGCATTCCTTTCTTTATTGGTTGCATGATTATTCCTTTGATCTTCGTCCTGCGCCGTTCGCTTCAGGAGACCGACGCATTTTTACAACGAACACATCGGCCCGACACCAGGGAAATTTTCACCACTATCATCAAAAACTGGCGCCTCATTGCTGCGGGTACGCTGCTGGTGGCGATGACCACTACAACGTTCTATTTCATTACCGTCTACACCCCGACCTACGGCAGGGCTGTACTCCACCTGAGCGCGCGCGACAGCCTGGTAGTCACCATGCTGGTCGGTATTTCTAACTTTATCTGGCTGCCGATTGGCGGGGCAATTTCTGACCGAATTGGTCGTCGTCCAGTGTTGATGGGGATTACCGTACTCGCACTGATCACCACCTGGCCGGTAATGCACTGGCTCACCGCCGCGCCAGATTTTACGCGCATGACGTTGGTCCTGCTTTGGTTCTCGTTCTTTTTTGGGATGTATAACGGGGCAATGGTAGCCGCACTCACCGAGGTGATGCCGGTCTATGTGCGTACGGTGGGTTTTTCACTGGCATTCAGTCTTGCCACGGCGATTTTTGGCGGCCTAACGCCGGTCATATCCACAGCGCTGGTTCAGCTCACCGGGGATAAAAGCTCACCAGGATGGTGGCTGATGTGCGCGGCACTTTGCGGACTCGCCGCCACGGCAATGCTGTTTGTGCGGCTGAGTCGGGGTTATCAACCGGTGGAACATAAGCTCTGA
- the tcuB gene encoding tricarballylate utilization 4Fe-4S protein TcuB: protein MRQLEKLIIEAQIITEPEAEVERVMQVCNACRYCEGFCAVFPAMTQRLEFGKADINYLANLCHNCGACLHACQYAPPHEFAINVPKAMAEVRLETYQHYAQPAAFGALYRRAGVTVTLALVFGLILFLLLAIGLKGSLFHPPLAGDFYQIFPHNLLAWMFGSVFILAIGLLMAGVIRFWREISPGMPRSAEIAEASHDALTLKYLDGGHGKGCNEADDAFTLMRRRFHHFTFYGFMLCFAATVVATGYHYFAGIEAPYPFFSVPVMLGTLGGIGLVVGPAGLLWLNLKRSPLHGDARQKPMDRGFILLLLLTSLTGLALLAGRDTSWMAILLAIHLGVVMALFLTIPYGKFAHGFYRCAALLKWAIEKRRGKQAGVTGD from the coding sequence ATGAGGCAGCTTGAGAAACTGATTATCGAAGCGCAAATTATCACTGAACCGGAAGCGGAAGTTGAACGCGTGATGCAGGTCTGCAACGCCTGTCGCTATTGTGAAGGATTTTGCGCCGTGTTCCCGGCCATGACGCAGCGCCTGGAATTCGGTAAAGCGGATATCAATTATCTGGCAAACTTGTGCCATAACTGCGGCGCTTGCCTGCACGCGTGTCAGTATGCCCCACCTCATGAATTTGCCATCAACGTACCTAAAGCGATGGCGGAAGTCCGGCTCGAAACCTATCAGCACTACGCGCAACCCGCCGCCTTTGGCGCGCTTTATCGTCGCGCAGGCGTCACCGTGACGCTGGCGCTGGTTTTCGGTCTGATCCTGTTTTTACTACTCGCCATCGGTTTGAAAGGTTCACTATTCCATCCTCCGCTGGCTGGGGATTTCTATCAAATTTTCCCGCATAACCTGCTGGCCTGGATGTTTGGTTCGGTCTTTATTCTGGCGATCGGTTTGCTGATGGCGGGCGTGATCCGCTTCTGGCGCGAGATCTCTCCGGGTATGCCGCGTTCCGCCGAGATTGCTGAAGCCTCACACGATGCGCTGACGCTGAAATATCTCGATGGTGGCCACGGCAAAGGGTGTAACGAAGCGGATGATGCCTTCACCCTGATGCGCCGCCGTTTCCATCACTTCACCTTCTACGGTTTTATGCTCTGCTTTGCCGCCACCGTGGTCGCAACGGGCTATCACTACTTTGCCGGCATAGAAGCGCCCTATCCGTTCTTCAGCGTTCCGGTGATGCTGGGCACGTTGGGTGGCATTGGCCTGGTTGTCGGCCCGGCTGGCTTGCTATGGCTCAATCTCAAACGCTCACCGCTACATGGCGACGCAAGGCAGAAACCGATGGATCGCGGTTTTATTTTGCTGCTGCTGCTGACCAGTCTGACCGGTCTGGCGCTGCTGGCGGGAAGAGACACTTCATGGATGGCTATTTTACTGGCCATTCATCTCGGTGTGGTCATGGCGCTTTTTCTGACCATTCCTTACGGAAAATTTGCCCATGGATTTTACCGCTGCGCAGCCTTACTCAAGTGGGCGATTGAGAAACGGCGCGGCAAACAGGCGGGGGTCACAGGCGACTAA
- the tcuA gene encoding FAD-dependent tricarballylate dehydrogenase TcuA, with protein MVDVLVIGGGNAALCAALTAREQGASVLLLEAAPREWRGGNSQHTRNLRCMHDAPQDVLVESYPEEEFWQDLQRVTEGNTNEVLARLVIRTSSHCRDWMRQHGVNFQPPLSGALHVARTNAFFMGGGKALVNAYYRSAEKLGVQIRYNTPVQALELHNGEFVAALAGEERITAKSCVLAAGGFESNREWLREAWGENERGEWPADNFLIRGTRFNQGVLLKFMMDAGADIIGEPSQSHCVAIDARAPLYDGGICTRVDCVSLGIVVNRDAERFYDEGEDFWPKRYAIWGRLVAQQPGQIGYSIIDSKAIGHFMPPVFPGAQANTLAELAHQLGLNGERFTHTVTEYNNACQPGQFDHTVLDNCATKDLLPAKTHWARPLDQPPYYGYALRPGITFTYLGLKVNERAAVHFAGQPSRNLFVAGEMMAGNVLGKGYTAGVGMSIGTTFGRIAGKEAALAARKETRHEAA; from the coding sequence ATGGTTGATGTTCTGGTGATTGGCGGTGGCAATGCTGCCTTATGCGCTGCCCTTACCGCCCGGGAGCAAGGCGCTTCCGTTTTACTACTCGAAGCGGCTCCCCGGGAATGGCGTGGGGGAAATTCCCAACACACGCGTAATCTGCGCTGTATGCATGATGCGCCGCAGGATGTGCTGGTGGAAAGCTATCCGGAAGAGGAGTTCTGGCAAGACCTGCAGCGCGTCACAGAAGGAAATACCAACGAAGTCCTGGCGCGTCTGGTGATCCGTACCTCATCACATTGCCGCGACTGGATGCGCCAGCACGGCGTCAATTTTCAGCCTCCACTCTCTGGCGCTTTACACGTGGCGCGAACCAACGCTTTTTTTATGGGGGGCGGTAAAGCTCTCGTGAATGCCTATTATCGCAGCGCAGAAAAGCTGGGCGTGCAAATCCGCTATAACACACCGGTGCAGGCGCTTGAACTGCACAACGGCGAGTTCGTGGCGGCGTTGGCAGGCGAAGAGCGTATCACCGCTAAGTCCTGCGTGCTTGCCGCGGGCGGGTTTGAGTCTAACCGCGAATGGCTACGAGAAGCGTGGGGAGAGAACGAGCGCGGCGAGTGGCCTGCGGATAACTTCCTGATTCGCGGCACTCGCTTTAACCAGGGCGTACTGCTCAAATTTATGATGGATGCCGGAGCCGACATTATCGGCGAACCCTCCCAGTCACACTGCGTGGCTATTGATGCCAGAGCACCATTATATGACGGCGGGATTTGTACTCGCGTGGACTGTGTTTCGCTCGGCATAGTCGTCAACCGTGACGCTGAGCGTTTTTATGATGAAGGCGAAGATTTCTGGCCGAAACGCTACGCCATCTGGGGACGTCTGGTCGCTCAACAGCCAGGGCAGATTGGTTACTCCATTATCGACAGTAAAGCCATCGGCCACTTCATGCCTCCGGTCTTTCCTGGCGCACAGGCCAATACGCTGGCAGAGCTGGCTCATCAGTTGGGGCTGAATGGTGAACGCTTTACCCACACCGTGACGGAGTACAACAACGCCTGCCAGCCCGGCCAGTTCGACCATACCGTTCTGGATAACTGCGCCACCAAAGATTTGCTACCCGCGAAAACGCACTGGGCACGACCGCTGGACCAACCGCCATACTACGGCTATGCCCTGCGACCAGGGATCACCTTCACCTATCTCGGGTTAAAAGTGAACGAGCGCGCTGCCGTTCACTTTGCCGGGCAGCCAAGCCGTAACCTGTTCGTCGCCGGAGAGATGATGGCAGGCAACGTGCTGGGCAAGGGTTACACCGCAGGTGTGGGCATGTCAATCGGCACAACCTTTGGCCGTATTGCCGGAAAAGAAGCCGCGCTGGCCGCACGTAAGGAGACTCGTCATGAGGCAGCTTGA
- the tcuR gene encoding tricarballylate utilization LysR family transcriptional regulator TcuR, translated as MELRQLRYFVRIVETGSMGSAALDLNIGVSALSQQMSRLENELAIRLLQRTSRGVSPTSAGLAFYSQAQLALRHADDAILAARESRLSGHVSVGMAPSTASVLGMPFIHAMRESYSDVRLHVVESLSGNLERMINTRQIDLAVVFQKEKILRWSARPILEERLFLIGTHTLLADIADDNIAPAQLASIPLIMPSPGHGLRGRLEAISQEHALNIEIATEIDGLALLMRAVRSGIGATLQPGAAISHLDKETLRVIGVHNPILSRPNFLVSLSDDELTPAGLAARVVLTKVMHQLVEAGSWPGAILYNN; from the coding sequence ATGGAACTTCGCCAGCTACGCTATTTTGTGCGCATTGTAGAAACCGGCAGCATGGGTAGCGCGGCGCTCGATCTCAATATCGGGGTTTCGGCACTCAGCCAGCAAATGTCGCGTCTGGAAAACGAACTCGCTATTCGCCTGCTGCAGCGCACCTCGCGAGGCGTGTCGCCGACCAGCGCCGGACTGGCTTTTTACTCCCAGGCGCAGCTGGCGCTCCGTCACGCAGACGATGCGATCCTCGCCGCACGAGAGTCCCGGCTTTCCGGGCACGTCAGCGTCGGTATGGCTCCCAGTACCGCTTCCGTTCTCGGTATGCCTTTTATTCACGCCATGCGGGAAAGCTATAGCGATGTTCGCCTGCACGTGGTGGAAAGTCTCTCTGGTAATCTGGAACGGATGATTAATACCCGCCAGATTGATCTGGCTGTGGTGTTTCAAAAAGAAAAGATCCTGCGCTGGAGTGCCAGACCGATTCTCGAAGAACGGCTGTTTTTGATTGGGACCCATACCCTACTGGCTGATATTGCCGATGACAATATTGCGCCTGCCCAACTGGCGAGTATTCCATTGATAATGCCAAGCCCAGGCCACGGTCTGCGCGGCAGGCTGGAGGCAATTAGTCAGGAACACGCGCTGAACATTGAGATCGCTACAGAAATTGATGGTCTGGCGCTGCTGATGCGCGCCGTGCGCAGTGGCATTGGCGCCACTCTTCAACCCGGAGCGGCGATTTCCCATCTCGATAAAGAGACGCTAAGAGTGATCGGCGTCCATAATCCGATACTTAGCCGCCCCAACTTTCTGGTGAGCCTCTCTGACGATGAGCTCACCCCGGCGGGCCTCGCTGCCCGCGTGGTACTGACGAAAGTGATGCATCAACTGGTAGAAGCAGGAAGCTGGCCAGGTGCCATCCTTTACAATAACTAA